The Sphaerisporangium siamense genome includes the window GCGCCACCTACGCCACCCTCTTCCCGTCGAAGGTGCGCCGCCTGGTCCTGGACAGCATCGTCAACCCCGAGCGGGTCTGGTACGAGGCCAACATCGACCAGAACCACGCCTTCGAGGCGCGGCAGAAGGACTTCTACGCCTGGGTCGCCAAGTACGAGCCCACCTACCACCTCGGCACGACCCCGGCCGAGGTCGAGAAGGCCTTCTACGGCGCCCGCGCCAAGCTCAAGGCGACCCCCGCCGGAGGCAGGGTCGGCCCGTCGGAGCTCGACGACACCTACCTCGCCGGCGGCTACCTGAAGAGCCGGTGGCCGTTCCTCGCCAACGCCCTGTCGAAGTACGTCAACGACGGCGACAACGCCGCCATGGCGACCGCCTACGCCACCTACGGCGACAGCAGCGACGACGACAACACCCTCGCCGTCTACTCGGCCGTGGAGTGCAGCGACGTCCGCTGGCCGCGCGACTGGGGCACCTGGCACCGCGACTGGTGGGAGTCCTACCGCAGCGCCCCCTTCCTGAGCTGGGGCAACGCCTGGTTCAACGCGCAGTGCCAGTCCTGGCCCGTGCGCGGGCAGCAGCCGCCGCGCGTCAACGGCAAGGCGATCAGTAGCGCCCTGCTCTTCCAGGACACCAAGGACGCCCCCACGCCGTACCCGGGCGGCGTCGAGATGCACAAGCGCTTCCCGACCTCGCGCCTGGTCGTCATGGACGGCGGCGGCAACCACGGCCTGACCGGCCGGGGCAACGCCTGCATCGACAACATCTGGAAGGCGTACCTGACCGACGGATCCCTGCCGGCGAGCGTGCCCGGCCCCGACGTCCACTGCCCGCCGTTCCCCGACCCGGTGCCGCCGCCCGCCACGCTGCGCGTCGCGCCGACCCCGCAGGACGACTGGGCGCCCGGCGAGCGGTGACCTCCGCCCGCGCCCGCTGAACCCGCGCCCCGCCGGTCCACGAGACCGGCGGGGCGTTCTGCTTCACGCGAGCCGGGCGCCGCGGGCGTCCGAACCCGGATGACGCGGGGTACGTCTTAGGTGTATGCGGATGATGACGGCGATTCTGGCGACCGGCACCGTGCTGCTGGCCGCGGGGTGCGGTGACGCCCCGACGGCCGCCGACCCCGACCAGGCCGCGAGCTCGGCCATCGTCAGGACGAGCGGCGTCACGACACCGGGCTCCTCCCCCACCCCCGCCACCGGCGGGGCGAAACCCACCCGGCCGAAGGGCCACACGGTCGGCACGCGCAAGGTGCGCTGGGAGTCGGCCAAGCCGTCCAAGGACGGCCGCAGGATCACGGTCGTGTGGTGGTCGGGGGTCGAGCCCTGCCACACGCTGGACCGGGTGAGGGTCCGCGAGACCTCCAGGCGCGTCACGATCACCCTGTACGAGGGGCAGGCCGCGAAGGCGCGCGACGTCGCCTGCATCGAGATCGCGCTGAAGAAGAGCACGATCGTGAAGCTGAAGGCGCCCCTCGGCGCACGCGAGATCGTGGACGGCGCGCGCTCCTAGGCCCGCCCCCCGGGAACATCCCGGACGTCCCACCCGTTGCCGCCATGTGGCCTGGCGCCACCGGCGGGTCACCCCGGCCCGCGGCCGGGCTCCGGCGCCCCGGGGGACGGTGTGCCCACCGGCGTCCTCCCACGTCAGGAGCGGCGGGTCGTGCCTCCCCGCGCCGCCGACACCCCCCGATACGACGGAATAGAGACGCCCGCCATAGGGTTGAGCCCAGTAGACTCAAGTCGCTTGACAAAGATGCAAGCGAGACACATGATTGAGTCACACAGACTCAACTTTGACTACAAGGACGTACTCATGGCACGTGCGGTAGGTATCGACCTGGGGACGACCAACTCCGTCGTCTCGATCCTTGAGGGCGGTGAGCCCACGGTCATCGCCAACGCGCAGGGCTCGCGGACCACGCCGTCCGTGGTCGCCTTCGCCAAGAACGGCGAGGTGCTGGTCGGCGAGGTCGCCAAGCGGCAGGCCGTCACCAACGTCGACAGGACCATCCGCTCGGTCAAGCGCGAGATGGGCACGAACTGGAACGTCGAGATCGACGGCAAGAAGTTCTCCCCCCAGCAGATCAGCGCCTTCGTGCTCCAGAAGCTCAAGACGGACGCCGAGGCGTACCTCGGCGAGAAGATCACCGACGCGGTGATCACCGTTCCGGCGTACTTCAACGACGCCCAGCGTCAGGCCACCAAGGAGGCCGGCCAGATCGCGGGCCTC containing:
- a CDS encoding alpha/beta hydrolase, producing MKKILIALATAGVGLSTALVATPATAAAPQAPDHSPPAPEWTQCATLPAGIECAFVTVPQDYDRPWGKKIKIAVSRKKATDLANYQGAILFNPGGPGGSGLGYPVSMQTRLGAALAAQYDLVGFDPRGVGASEPALRCDPTYSNPVRPDYVPGNLREELAWVKKAQGYSRACDQKYGDLLRNMTTVDVAKDLDQIRKALGQEQISYVGYSYGTYLGATYATLFPSKVRRLVLDSIVNPERVWYEANIDQNHAFEARQKDFYAWVAKYEPTYHLGTTPAEVEKAFYGARAKLKATPAGGRVGPSELDDTYLAGGYLKSRWPFLANALSKYVNDGDNAAMATAYATYGDSSDDDNTLAVYSAVECSDVRWPRDWGTWHRDWWESYRSAPFLSWGNAWFNAQCQSWPVRGQQPPRVNGKAISSALLFQDTKDAPTPYPGGVEMHKRFPTSRLVVMDGGGNHGLTGRGNACIDNIWKAYLTDGSLPASVPGPDVHCPPFPDPVPPPATLRVAPTPQDDWAPGER